GGCGAAGAAGCTCATCGAAGCCGGCAAGCTCGACCCGGAAGCCGACACCGTCCTGCTCATCACCGGCGACGGCCTGAAGACCCTCGACGCGGTCGAGAATCACGTCGGCCCGAAGGCCACCGTGCCGCCGTCCGCCGAAGCAGTCGCCAAGGCGCTCGGTTACTGACGCGCCGGCGCGGGGTCCGGCGCGCCTACCGCGGCGGACCTCGCGGCTCGCCTCGGCGCGCCACCGCCGGACCGCCGCCGCTCGGCAGCACCGCGGTGTCCCCGTCCAGATCCGTCCGGGTCACGAGGACGCCCATAACCCGCAGTACGTCCATTGTGGACTTGCTCGGGTGTCCGTATCCGTTGCCCGCGCCCACGCTGATCAACGCGGTCCGCGGCCGCACCGCGGCAAGGAACTGCGGCAGCGAGTACCGCGACCCGTGGTGCGGCACCTTCAGCACGTCGGCTTGCACGTCGACGCCCTCGGCGAGCAGGTCCGCCTGCGCGGCCAGCTCGACGTCTCCGGTCAGCAAGATCCGGCCGGCCGACGTGTCCGCGCGCAGGACGACTGAGCTGTTGTTGATCATCGTCCCGTCCTGCAGAGCCGGTGCCCGCGAAGTGGCGTAGCGCGGGCCGAGCACGTCCAGCGACAGTCCCGGCCACGCCAACCGCTGACCGGCGCTCAACTGCACCAACGGCACCCCGCGGGTTTTCGCCGCACCGGAAACCTGCTGCCACGCCCAAGCAGGCGCCCGTCCGGGCCCGATCGCGATCGCGCCGATTGCCCGCCCGTCGAACACCGACTCCAGTCCGCCGATGTGGTCGGCGTGCAGATGGCTCAGCACCAGCAGCGGCACCCGCTCGACACCCAGCCGCCGCAAGCATTCGTCGACCGGTCCCGGCTCCGGCCCGGTGTCGATCACTACCGCCCGGCCGGGTTCGGATGTCGCGAGCACGACCGCGTCGCCCTGTCCGACGTCGCACTCCACCATCGCCCAGCCTTCGGGCGGCCACCCGGGCTTCAGCACCTTGACGGGCACGACGGTCAGCAGCACCACAACCAGGCCGAGCGCGATCAGCAGCCGGATCCGGCGGAACCGCAACGCCACCACGACGACCGCCAGCAAGCCGGCCGCGCACAGCCCGCCCCACCAGCCGCCGGGCCACGTCAGCACCGCGCCGGGCGCTCTCGCGCCGTGCCGGGCGACCAGGATCAGCCATTGCGCCTCCGGTTCCGCCAGCCGGACCAGGAGGTGCCCGGCGCCCGGCCACCACGGCCCGGCGGCGGTCGCCAGCACGCCCAGCACGGTCACCGGCGCAACCACCGGTGCGGCAAGGACATTGGTGACCACCGAGACCAGGCTGACGGTGCCCGCCATGCCGGCGATAACCGGTACGGTGACCACGAACGCGGCCAGCGGCACGGCAAGCCCCTCCGCGTATCCTGGCGGAACTCCCTTCCGCGTCAACGACTCCGCCCAGCGCGGCGCGAGCAGCACCAGCCCCGCGGTGGCGAGGACCGACAAGGCGAACCCGAAATTCGCCGCCATCGCCGGGTCCCAGGCCACCAGCACGCACACCGCGAACGCCAGAGCCGGCAAAGCGGAACCGCGACGGCCGAGCGCAAGCGCGAGCAAGCCGATGCCACCCATCACGCCGGCTCGCACTACGCTCGGTTCGGGACCGACCAAGATCAAGAAGCTTGCCAACGACAGCCCGGCCGCGACGGCGGAGAGCCTTGGTCCGGCACGCAACGCCCGGCACAGCAGCAGCACCGCGCCTCCGACGACCACCAGGTTTCCTCCGCTGACGGCCATCAGGTGAGTGAGCCCGGAGGCAACGAACTCGTTCTCGACCTGGTGCGGCAACGCGCTCGTGTCGCCCAGGACCAGCCCCGGCACCAGCCCGGCCGGTTCTTCGGGCAATACCGCGCACAACGAATGCAGGCTGTTCCGCAAGGTCGCCGCCGCACGCTGCCACCACGGTGCTGCGCCCACGTCGCGCGGCGCTGCGCGGACGGACAAGACTGCTGCAGTCAGCTCGCCGCCGCGCGCCGGCATCAGCCGGCCAGTCGCTGTCACCTCTTGACCTGGCAGCAACGTGCTCCAGCCCGTTACCGGGGCCAACAGCACGACCCGGCCGGCCGAATCGACCTGCCGACTGTCCACTGTGGCCGCTCGGACGTGCGCAGGGATCGCCACCGAGCGAGCACCGGCTTGCTGGTCGGCGTAGCCGGATTGCCGAATCGGCCGTGGACGTTCGCTGATCTCGATCCGCAGCGCCGCGGTCGCGCCGTGCACCGCGGCGGCCGCGAGCGGATCGGCATCGGCCTGGTGAATACGCAGCGCGGTCGGCAGCGCGGCGGCGAGTCCGACGAGCAACAACGCTCCCCCGGCGCCGACGTACCGTCCCCGACCGCGAACCAGGAACACCAGCGAGACAACCACTGCCGCCGCCCCGATCGCCGTCGCTGCCCCCCAGCCGAGCCGGAGACCGGCCAGTGTGGCCGCCCAGCCGGCGATCGCCGCCGGGACCAGCCGGAGGTCGTGCCGGCGCGGTGCCGCCGCCTCCGCCGTCATCCGGCCGTCACCTGCTCGCGCAGTTTCTGGAACTTGCTTTCGCCGATGCCGTCGACGTCGCGGAGCTGCTCGACACTGGAGAAGCCGCCGTGCTGGGTGCGCCAGTCGACGATCCGCCGGGCGGTGACCTCGCCGACACCCGGAAGGGTGTCGAGTTGTTCGGCGGTCGCCGCGTTCAGATCGATCTTGCTGGCCGCGGCTCCGGCACCGGCCGGGGCCGCTTGCGCGGCCGGGATTCCCACCGCCAACTGTTCGCCGTCGGCCAGTTTGCGGGCGAGGTTCAGCGCGGTCAGGTCGACGCCGGGATTCGCGCCGCCGGCGGCGCGCAGCGCGTCGGCGACCCGCGAGCCGGAGGGCACGGTGACGAGTCCGGGCGAGCGCACCAGCCCGACGACGCTGATCACCAGCTTGTCGCCGGCCGCCGGTTTCGCGGCGGTCGGCACCTGCGCGCGAGCCGCTGGAAGAGAAGGCGCGACCTCTGCTGCTGGTGAGGGACCGAAGAAGGCAAGGCCGCCGACGACGACGGCAGCGGCGGCCAGCAACGCCAACGCGACCATGACGCCCCGGTGGGCCAGCAGGCTTGCTGCACCGCCGGGCAGCCAGCGTTGCGCGAGCCGACGCCGGCCGCCGTCGGGCATCCAGCTGCGTACTGCTTTGCCCCCGAGCAACCGGCTCTGCGCGGCAGCCGGTCGCGGTCGGTCCGCCATCCCCGGCAACGAGCTGTTCCCTTCGGTGGCGATCGGCTCTCCTCCGAGTTCTGCCGCGGGTCGCCGAGCGGACCAGGCACCGCCCAGCCGGCGACGCACCGACCGGCGACCGGGTCCGGCGAGACGCGGAACCACGGCCAGCTGGTCGGCCAGCCAGGAGAGCCTGGCGTTGACGGGAGTGCCCGGATCCCGGGCGGACTGCTCGAACACACGATCGAAACTAGGTGCCGATCGGACCCGCGGCGAGGGCCGCGGCGGAATCTGTGGACAGGCGGACGCCTTGGGGACAACTCGGCGGCGAGGCCGCCGTCCGCCCGGATTTCGTCGGGGTGCGCAGTCATACTGACCGGTTCCGCCGCGCCGGGCGGCAGCGGGCACGCCTCCGGACTGGCTCGCGAGCGAAACACCGATTCCGCACGACCGGCAGGGAACTGCCGGTCGCTGAACTGCGCACTGCGGTTCGACTCGACCCGGAACACGTTGTCCCACAGGCGTTCTGCTGCCCGGACCGCGTTGCGCGCCGACGTCGTCCGGCGGCGAAACGCGCGATCGGAAACCCGGCTAGGCGCGCTGCACGACGACGCCGAGCACCCCCGGCCCGGTATGCGCGCCGATGACCGCGCCGAGCTCCGACACCACGCACCCGCCGGCACATCCCGGAACGGCTTCCTCCAGCCGGTTGGCGAGTTCGACGGCTCGTTCCGGCGAAGCGAGATGGTGCACCGCCAGCTCGACCGGCCCAGTGCCCGCCGCCTTCACCGACAGCTCCACCAGTCGTCCGATCGCCCGGTTCATCGTGCGGACCTTCTCCAGCGGCAGGATGCGACCCTCGGACATGTGCAGCACCGGTTTCACCGCCAGCGCGGTGCCGAGCAGCGCCGCCGCGGAGCCGATCCGGCCGCCGCGGCGCAGGTGTTCCAGCGTCTCGACCACGAACAGCGTCGAGGACCGTTCGGCCGCCGCCACCGCGGCAGCTTCCACCTCGGCCGGGCTGGCGCCGCTGGCGGCGGCGTCAGCCGCGTGCAGGGCAGCGAAGCCCAGGCCCATCGCCGTGGTTCGGGAATCGACGACCCGGACCCGGTCGGAGCCGACTTCTTCGGCCGCCAGCACCGCGGCTTCCCAGGTGCCGGACAGCTCGCGGGACAGGTGCACGGACACGACCGCGTCGGCGCCGTCGTCGAGAGCCGCGCGAAAGGCGGTCGCGAACTCGGCCGGGGTCGGCCGGGAAGTGGTGACGTTCTTCCGTTCTCCCAGCGCTTCCGCGAGGGCGGCCGGGCCTATCTCGACCCCGTCGAGCGAGCAGACGCCTTCTACCAGGACATGCAGGGGCACCACCCGCACCGCGTGCCGCTCGGCGAAGCCTTCGGGCAGGTGCGCGGTGGAATCCGTGACCACGGCGACCGACACGTAATCAGCCTACGTCGCCAGCGCCCAGGCGCGGCGCAACCAGCTTGGCTATCGCCGTGCCGACTGCCTCGTGCCCGGCCCATCCCCAGTGCATTCCGTCGGGATTTCCCGCGCCGCTCAAGACATGTTCGCCAACCACGCCGGGCGTGTCGAGCAACGGCACTTCGCGGCGCGCGGCCCACGAAGCGATCGCCGAAGCCGCTTCGGCGCGTCCAGTGTGTACCCTGCCGTACGCCTCCGCGCGGTGCACTGATGGCAGCATCCCGATCACTGGCAACTCAGGCCGCAGGGCGCGCAGCGCTTCGACGGACTGATCGAGGTAGCTCACACTCAGCCGCGCAGGCAGCACCCTGGGCCGCCCGCGCAGTGCTACGGACAACCGTGGCTGCGCGGCGAGATAGGCACCGCGTACGACGCGACGCACACCCTCGGGGCGAAGGTAGCGAAGGCCCTGTCGCAAGTACGTCGGCAACGGCGACGGCAGGGTGTCCATGCTGCCCACAGCGAACACGACAGCGTCTGCCCGCCGCAGGTCCGCCCAGACGCGCGGGTCTCCGGTGAGAGACCACCACAGATCGCGCGCGGTCCAGCCGATGCCAGCGACGAGGTCGGCCTGCCCGGAGAGCGCGTTCGCCGCGACGTTCGGCCAGAGCCGCGAGTCGTCGGCCGCGCACGGGCCTTCGGGACCGTGGAAGCAGAGCGAATCCCCGAAAACGAGCAGCTGAGGGCCCATCGGGGTCAGCCGGTGATGCCCGCGTTGTACGCGTGCAGCCGCCACTTGCCGTCGCGGTGGACGAGGTCGACCCAGTGGCAGTTCATGATCCCGCCGAGCGAAGGCCAGACCTCGACCGGCAGCCCGAGCAGCTTCGCGGTGAGCGCGAGGATCAGCCCGCCGTGCGAGGCGAGCAGCACGGATTCGCCGGCGTCGGAGTTCGGCTGCATCAGGTCGTCGACCACCTCGGCGGCACGTTCGGCTACCTCGACCCGAGATTCGCCGCCGGGCGGCGCCCACGCGGCGTCCGAACGCCACAGCGTGCGGGCACCCGGGTAGTCCGCGTCGACCTCGGCACCGGTCATGCCCTGCCACTCGCCGAGATGCGTCTCGCGCAGCCGCTTGTCGATCCGCAACGGCACGCCGATCGCTTCGGTGAGCACAGTCGCGGTGTCGGTGGCGCGGTGCAGATCGGACGCGATCACCAGCTCCGGCGCGTACCGGGCGAGCGCCGGGACCGCGAACCGCGCCTGATTCCAGCCGACCGAAGTCAGCGCGGAGTCGAGGTGTCCCTGCATGCGGCCGGCGGCGTTGTAGTCCGTCTCGCCGTGCCGCCAGAGCAGCAGCCGCCGCGGGCTCACGCCTCCAGACCGTCCGCGTCGTCGGCAGTGTCGTCGGCGGCGGGCACCGTCGCGAGCCCTTCGACCTCGATCCGCGGGCAGTCCTTCCACAGCCGCTCGAGTCCGTAGAACGAGCGCTCCTCGGCGTGCTGCACGTGGACGACGACGTCGACGTAGTCGAGCAGCACCCAGCGGCCCTCGCGGGCGCCTTCGCGCCGGACCGGCTTGTGACCGTCCAGGCGGAGCTTCTCCTCCACGTTGTCGACGATCGCGCCGACCTGCCGTTCGTTCGCCGCGGAGGCGATGACGAAGGCGTCGGTGATCACCAGCTGCTCGGACACGTCCAGGACGACCACGTCGCTGGCCAGCTTGTCCGCTGCCGCGTGCGCGGCCGCCACCGCCAGATTACGTGCCTCGGCCGTCGCTGCCACAGTGCTCCTTCAGATTCGGGGGGATGCCCGAACGAGGGTACCCGGTCAGCCTCCGGCGTCCTTGCGGTAGAGGTCCTTCTTGGCGATGTAGCGCACCACGCCGTCGGGAACGAGGTACCACACCGGCTCGCCGCGCTCGACGCGTTCGCGGCAGCCGGTGGACGAAATCGCCATCGCGGTGACCTCGACCAGGCTGACCTTGCCGCTCGGCAGGTGGTGCGAGTTGAGCCGGTAGCCGGGGCGGGTGACGCCGATGAAATGCGCGAAGTCGAACAGCTCGTCGGCCTTGTGCCAGGTCAGGATCTGTTCGAGGGCGTCCGCGCCGGTGATGAAGAACAGCTCGTCGTCCGGGTACTCCTCGTGCAGGTCCCGGAGCGTGTCGACGGTGTAGGTTTGCCCGCCGCGGTCGATGTCCACCCGGCTGACCGAGAAGACCGGGTTGGAGGCGGTCGCGATGACCGTCATCAGGTAGCGGTCCTCGGCGCGGGTGACCCGGCGGCTGGACTTCTGCCACGGCTGCCCGGTGGGCACGAAGATGACCTCGTCGAGCGCGAACCGCGACTGGACCTCGCTGGCCGCGACGAGGTGGCCGTGGTGCACGGGGTCGAAGGTCCCGCCCATGACCCCGATCCGGCGTGGTGACATAGCCGGTGAGCCTATACGCGCGGGCGTGCGCGGGCCTCCCGCCGCGGCTGCGACCTAGGTCATTGATGTGACTTGAGTCACATAACTCTCTGTTTCGGTCGGAAACTGTCCGTTCTGACCCGGGCCGGTCCGGAATTGTCGGGGGGATGGGGTAGACGTGGTTGCGTGGACAACGCCACCGAAGCTCTCCGGACCCGCGCCGAGGCCCTGCTGCGCGCGCTCGCCGGAGACACCGCCACCCTCCGCGAGGACCAGTGGACCGCCATCGAGGCACTGGTCGCGCACCATCGGCGCGCCCTGGTCGTGCAGCGCACCGGCTGGGGCAAGTCGGCGGTGTACTTCCTGGCCACCGCGCTGCTCCGAGAACAAGGAGCGGGGCCGACGGTCATCGTGTCGCCGCTGCTGGCGCTGATGCGCAACCAGATCTCCGCTGCCGCCCGGGCGGGGATCCACGCGGCCACGATCAACTCGGCCAACGCGCAGGAGTGGGACCAGGTCCAGGCGGCGGTGGCGGCCGGCGAGGTGGACGTGCTGCTGGTCAGCCCGGAGCGGCTGAACAACCCCGATTTCCGGGACAGCGTGCTGCCGAAGCTCACCGCCGGAGCCGGCCTGCTGGTGGTGGACGAGGCGCACTGCATTTCCGACTGGGGCCACGACTTCCGGCCGGACTACCGGCGGCTGCGGACGCTGCTGGGCGACCTGCCGGACGGCGTGCCGGTGCTGGCCACCACCGCGACCGCGAACGACCGGGTGGCCACGGACGTCGCCGAGCAGCTCGGCATCGGCGGCGAAACCGGCACCCTCGTCCTGCGCGGCCCGCTGGACCGGGAAAGCCTGCGGCTGGCGGTGGCCGAGCTGCCGTCCGACGAAGCGCGGCTGGCATGGCTCGCCGAGCATCTGGCCGAACTTCCCGGGTCGGGCATCATCTACACGCTCACCGTCGCCGCCGCGCACGACGTCGCCGCGCTGCTGTCCGACCGCGGCTATCCGGTGGCCGCCTACACCGGGAAGACCGATCCGGCCGACCGGCAGGCCGCGGAGGACGATCTGCTGGAGAACCGGGTCAAGGCGCTGGTGGCGACCTCCGCGCTCGGGATGGGCTTCGACAAGCCGGACCTCGGGTTCGTGGTGCACCTGGGCGCGCCGTCCTCGCCGATCGCCTACTACCAGCAGGTCGGCCGGGCCGGGCGCGGCGTGGAGCGGGCCGAGGTGGTGCTGCTGCCCGGACGCGAGGACAAGGCGATCTGGGCGTACTTCGGGTCGCTGGCGTTCCCGGACGAGCTGCGGGTGACCCAGGTGCTGAACGCGCTGTCCTATGCGGACCGTCCGCTTTCGACGGCAGCGCTGGAGCCGTCGGTCGAGCTGTCCCGATCGCGGCTGGAGATGGTGCTGAAAGTGCTCGATGTGGACGGTGCGGTGCGCCGGGTGCGCGGCGGCTGGGAAAGCACCGGGCAGCCATGGGAGTACGACCGGGATCGGTACGAGCGGGTCGGCGTCGCGAGGAAGGCCGAGCAGGAGGCGATGCTGGGGTACCTCCGGACGACCGGGTGCCGGATGGAGTATCTGCGGCGGCAGCTCGACGATCCGGAAGCGGTGCCGTGCGGGCGGTGCGACAACTGCACCGGCAGGCATTGGGACACGACGGTGTCCGAGGAAGTCGCTGGCGCGACGAGGGAGCGGCTGGACCGGCCGGGCGTCGCAGTGGCACCGCGAAAACAGTGGCCGAGCGGGATGAGCGGTCTCGACGTGCCGCTGTCCGGGCGGATCGCCCCCGGCGATCAGGCCGAGCCGGGACAGGTGCTGGGCAGGCTGACCGACGTGGGCTGGGGCGGCCGGCTGCGCGAACTGCTCGGCCCGGGAGCGCCGGACGCCGAGGTGCCCGACTCGGTGTTCGACGCATGCGTGAAAGTGCTGGCGGGCTGGCAATGGGCGCAGCGTCCGGTCGCGGTGGTGGCGATCCCGTCCGCGACGCGGCCGCAGCTGGTGGACAGCCTGGCCCTGCGGCTGTCAGCGGTCGGACGACTGGACTATCTCGGCGAACTGGCGTCGGCCGGTCCGCCGCCGCGCCAGGCGAACAGCGCGCAACGGCTGGCGGATCTGTGGCGACGGCTGAGCTTGCCGGCGGACGTGGCGGCGAACGTCGCGCAGACACGCGGGCCGGTGCTGCTGGTGGACGACCTGATCGACACCGGGTGGACGATGACGCTGGCGTCCCGGCTGCTGCGGCAGGCGGGGGCGGAGGGGGTGCTGCCGTTTGCGTTGGCCAGCACTTCTTGAGGTGCGGCGAGCGAGGCGGCGATGTGCGCGGCGAAGCTGGACCGGGTAGTGCGACGGGGTTCTGCGCAGCGGTGATCGGGAAGCCGTCGGCTGCTGATACCGGCGGCGGCGAGGCCGGCGATGGTCGGTTCCGTGAAGGGCCCCTTGAGAGAATCCAAGTCCCGCGAGGGGCCCCCTCACGGACTTCGGCAGCACGCGTGAAGGCTCGTCCAGGGCGGAGACAACCCGCTAGGCCGCATCGGCAGCCGGGAACCGGCCGGCTTTCGCTCAGCCAAGCCAATCTCGTGCTACCCACCGCAGTGGGTCAAGCACCAACTGCCATCCTTCGACGGGATCTACCGATCCCCGGGCATTTCTGGCAAAGTGCCGTTCCACCCTGCGGCGTG
This sequence is a window from Amycolatopsis benzoatilytica AK 16/65. Protein-coding genes within it:
- a CDS encoding ComEC/Rec2 family competence protein; translated protein: MTAEAAAPRRHDLRLVPAAIAGWAATLAGLRLGWGAATAIGAAAVVVSLVFLVRGRGRYVGAGGALLLVGLAAALPTALRIHQADADPLAAAAVHGATAALRIEISERPRPIRQSGYADQQAGARSVAIPAHVRAATVDSRQVDSAGRVVLLAPVTGWSTLLPGQEVTATGRLMPARGGELTAAVLSVRAAPRDVGAAPWWQRAAATLRNSLHSLCAVLPEEPAGLVPGLVLGDTSALPHQVENEFVASGLTHLMAVSGGNLVVVGGAVLLLCRALRAGPRLSAVAAGLSLASFLILVGPEPSVVRAGVMGGIGLLALALGRRGSALPALAFAVCVLVAWDPAMAANFGFALSVLATAGLVLLAPRWAESLTRKGVPPGYAEGLAVPLAAFVVTVPVIAGMAGTVSLVSVVTNVLAAPVVAPVTVLGVLATAAGPWWPGAGHLLVRLAEPEAQWLILVARHGARAPGAVLTWPGGWWGGLCAAGLLAVVVVALRFRRIRLLIALGLVVVLLTVVPVKVLKPGWPPEGWAMVECDVGQGDAVVLATSEPGRAVVIDTGPEPGPVDECLRRLGVERVPLLVLSHLHADHIGGLESVFDGRAIGAIAIGPGRAPAWAWQQVSGAAKTRGVPLVQLSAGQRLAWPGLSLDVLGPRYATSRAPALQDGTMINNSSVVLRADTSAGRILLTGDVELAAQADLLAEGVDVQADVLKVPHHGSRYSLPQFLAAVRPRTALISVGAGNGYGHPSKSTMDVLRVMGVLVTRTDLDGDTAVLPSGGGPAVARRGEPRGPPR
- a CDS encoding ComEA family DNA-binding protein, with translation MFEQSARDPGTPVNARLSWLADQLAVVPRLAGPGRRSVRRRLGGAWSARRPAAELGGEPIATEGNSSLPGMADRPRPAAAQSRLLGGKAVRSWMPDGGRRRLAQRWLPGGAASLLAHRGVMVALALLAAAAVVVGGLAFFGPSPAAEVAPSLPAARAQVPTAAKPAAGDKLVISVVGLVRSPGLVTVPSGSRVADALRAAGGANPGVDLTALNLARKLADGEQLAVGIPAAQAAPAGAGAAASKIDLNAATAEQLDTLPGVGEVTARRIVDWRTQHGGFSSVEQLRDVDGIGESKFQKLREQVTAG
- a CDS encoding DegV family protein, producing the protein MSVAVVTDSTAHLPEGFAERHAVRVVPLHVLVEGVCSLDGVEIGPAALAEALGERKNVTTSRPTPAEFATAFRAALDDGADAVVSVHLSRELSGTWEAAVLAAEEVGSDRVRVVDSRTTAMGLGFAALHAADAAASGASPAEVEAAAVAAAERSSTLFVVETLEHLRRGGRIGSAAALLGTALAVKPVLHMSEGRILPLEKVRTMNRAIGRLVELSVKAAGTGPVELAVHHLASPERAVELANRLEEAVPGCAGGCVVSELGAVIGAHTGPGVLGVVVQRA
- the octT gene encoding diglucosylglycerate octanoyltransferase, with product MGPQLLVFGDSLCFHGPEGPCAADDSRLWPNVAANALSGQADLVAGIGWTARDLWWSLTGDPRVWADLRRADAVVFAVGSMDTLPSPLPTYLRQGLRYLRPEGVRRVVRGAYLAAQPRLSVALRGRPRVLPARLSVSYLDQSVEALRALRPELPVIGMLPSVHRAEAYGRVHTGRAEAASAIASWAARREVPLLDTPGVVGEHVLSGAGNPDGMHWGWAGHEAVGTAIAKLVAPRLGAGDVG
- a CDS encoding histidine phosphatase family protein — protein: MSPRRLLLWRHGETDYNAAGRMQGHLDSALTSVGWNQARFAVPALARYAPELVIASDLHRATDTATVLTEAIGVPLRIDKRLRETHLGEWQGMTGAEVDADYPGARTLWRSDAAWAPPGGESRVEVAERAAEVVDDLMQPNSDAGESVLLASHGGLILALTAKLLGLPVEVWPSLGGIMNCHWVDLVHRDGKWRLHAYNAGITG
- the rsfS gene encoding ribosome silencing factor, giving the protein MAATAEARNLAVAAAHAAADKLASDVVVLDVSEQLVITDAFVIASAANERQVGAIVDNVEEKLRLDGHKPVRREGAREGRWVLLDYVDVVVHVQHAEERSFYGLERLWKDCPRIEVEGLATVPAADDTADDADGLEA
- the nadD gene encoding nicotinate-nucleotide adenylyltransferase — translated: MSPRRIGVMGGTFDPVHHGHLVAASEVQSRFALDEVIFVPTGQPWQKSSRRVTRAEDRYLMTVIATASNPVFSVSRVDIDRGGQTYTVDTLRDLHEEYPDDELFFITGADALEQILTWHKADELFDFAHFIGVTRPGYRLNSHHLPSGKVSLVEVTAMAISSTGCRERVERGEPVWYLVPDGVVRYIAKKDLYRKDAGG
- a CDS encoding RecQ family ATP-dependent DNA helicase — protein: MDNATEALRTRAEALLRALAGDTATLREDQWTAIEALVAHHRRALVVQRTGWGKSAVYFLATALLREQGAGPTVIVSPLLALMRNQISAAARAGIHAATINSANAQEWDQVQAAVAAGEVDVLLVSPERLNNPDFRDSVLPKLTAGAGLLVVDEAHCISDWGHDFRPDYRRLRTLLGDLPDGVPVLATTATANDRVATDVAEQLGIGGETGTLVLRGPLDRESLRLAVAELPSDEARLAWLAEHLAELPGSGIIYTLTVAAAHDVAALLSDRGYPVAAYTGKTDPADRQAAEDDLLENRVKALVATSALGMGFDKPDLGFVVHLGAPSSPIAYYQQVGRAGRGVERAEVVLLPGREDKAIWAYFGSLAFPDELRVTQVLNALSYADRPLSTAALEPSVELSRSRLEMVLKVLDVDGAVRRVRGGWESTGQPWEYDRDRYERVGVARKAEQEAMLGYLRTTGCRMEYLRRQLDDPEAVPCGRCDNCTGRHWDTTVSEEVAGATRERLDRPGVAVAPRKQWPSGMSGLDVPLSGRIAPGDQAEPGQVLGRLTDVGWGGRLRELLGPGAPDAEVPDSVFDACVKVLAGWQWAQRPVAVVAIPSATRPQLVDSLALRLSAVGRLDYLGELASAGPPPRQANSAQRLADLWRRLSLPADVAANVAQTRGPVLLVDDLIDTGWTMTLASRLLRQAGAEGVLPFALASTS